The window ATAATTGCATCTTATAGTTGCGATTTCAGGATAATTTGAAActaaatacaaacaaaagaatttgtGTTCCATTTAGTCAatgtaatgaataaaatcgaTTCTATTCATTACAAATCGAACATTTAatctttattattgtaaTTCCTATTTTactattgtttttattaatcTCTTACACTATATCGTTGATCATGTGGTTATTGTTGACCACAACGGACATTTATCTAATATCCAAGACAGACGTTtgaacatttatttataaatttaaGATTCTCATTTTCgattagtaaaaaaaaaagagaaaaaaaattgaatgcgCTTGCGAAAACGTCAAATTGCATTTGATTgcaattatattatatatcgTAGGTGTGTCAAATcgatatcatcaaatgattgacTTGGCGTGACCATCGatcgaaacaaatgaatgagaaaaaaaaatactttatTAAATCGATCCATTACATTTGGTTTGTGTGTCAGTAACCAAAATCCTTTGCAACATAAACTAAAGATAAATTCTGTTAATGTTTTTCAAACAGAATactttttgttattattttcttttgtttattgACACGAAACCTtagaaaaatacaaaaattcttAGACAAGCAATCCATATTggaaaatattatttttattagaTATTTTAATATTCATACACGGACATAGGCAATCAATCTGATTGGTTTTCTTCTTTATGATCATAGACATATATAGGTACTGTTTCAAGACTGGGTGATTTGGAAATTTGTATATTCGATATACGCGAATAAAGGCTATAAACAAAAGTGaacataataaaaaaatcgagctgttgttttttgtagcttataaaaaaaaaaatataaacacacaaaaacaacaacaacaaaaaaaacatgtgaaTAAAATCATAAGTCAAAAttaagcaacaacaaaatgaatttacaaGTGAACAGATTAATGggacaaattattataaatgacAACcgtaatcaaaatcaacatcgAACAGGAAagttcaatcattcattcaatttggatcaataaaaaaaatctagttCATAAATAAGTGAAAAAGTGGTAGATACAAATTGACTTTAAATTCAATGAGGCGAAAATGGTTCAGTTTACCTAAATgtttcatgatcatcattcattggtttcattcaaaaaaaaaacttactatTTCGTTTAaatgttggtgatgaatCGCTTCGCCTAAGCGAACACTTCGATTCTAACTGTTCGTTTGACGATGAttgttgaaacatttttgttctttttatttggtttgtttgttgatttgtcTATATTTGTAGTCTGAAccatcaaattttgttttttttattgtcaatataatattaatattgatgatgatgatgacacagACACGaatatattattaatatgattacaattaaaaaaaaaatttccaatgtttggcacatacaaacacagaaTTGTTATCAATGATacaatagtgatgatgatgtagtaTTAGTAATAACTGGATCAAATTACCAACGAATAAAcaagaatttgaaataataaaaaaaacacaataataagtacattaattgaaatatatatattgcaACAGAGTGAAACAGCAACAAGAAGAATTATGAAAATCTAAGGAACAAATGCACTTGGAATTGGAAATGAACATACAAACCAAACAAGACGCAccaataaatgatttttttttgaatcaaaaaggataataattttcaaagcCAATACAAAGCTAACATTGACATAGACATTGAATTGTTTGGCTTTCTTTCTTCTCctttttcttatttcatGTTCGTTACATGGATTAAcattataaatttttgaagaatatgatttaaaatcgcacacacacatacatatgaACACAATCAAATTAGATGACAAGAATAATTTACTATTCTTCCGAATACATTGCAtagttgtcgtcgtcgtcgtcgtcgttgttgttgtgcatTGTTCAGTTGTTCAAAGTACGACAAAGTACATAAATACATGCATCCGATTActatgaattcattcattggatGGATTTAACCCTAAAGtcgttttgttcattgaatatttttgcaACTACATATACATTGTGATTCTGAGCGATACAAGCAACCAAATTAGACAAAGCAATCGAACCGTGAGACAACTTTTAGTGActggagagaaaaaaaatagaagagAGGACAAAGTggattaataaataaatataccACAAGCGGGAAAGAACTTAAACATACTCACGATAGAATATGTGATCATATCGAGATTATACAATAACGAAACTGAAATAtcttcgacaacaacaaaaaaaaaacacccacacatacacacaagaGAGAATAAACAGAATTAGATTCTATGATTTCGTCGCAAATACTGAGATGCCAACAACGGAACAAAAATCCATATTCCATATACACAACGAAATATATGTTGTTGAATggggatgaaaaaaaaatagaatgttaaatatatcaaatcaaatcaaatatataagAATCTTACACACATTTACAATTTAGATAAATGACAAGCATCAAGATTGAagctggaaaaaaaaactttttggcatcagaattttaattcatttcatcaaagaaaaagtttttcttgaCAAACATAAATGAAACTGAATAATGGTTATATGGTGGTataatgtgtgtttgtgtgtgtgtgtgtaatgatgatgaattttttttctcttgtaaaaaataataatttaaacaTAACGGGATTTAACTACATAACTTTtatttggcatttttttttgtttcggctttattttgtatttgatcatcatcaacatcatataCTATACCTaatattaaatgaaaatatgatcaccatcatcatcataatcgacgAATCAAGATGCTATGTGATTgatatgatcatttttttcgtgcCGTTGTCATTCGAAATGAATGCCTGATGAATGTATGGGTCGTATGTGtataaatacacacacacacacacacacacaccaacgTATCAAACAAGagaatttacaaaaaaaaataaacaaaaaaagaacaacGGCAATGACAACATGGATTATAAAGAATCGAGATTATGAttcaagataaaaaaaatgttataaaaaaataactatAAATCAATCAGAAGATTATGGTTAATCCAAGTAATGAAACATactgcagaaaaaaaaaggaaaacatTGCTTCTCCATGTGGAGAGATATAAAATTCAGCCATGATTCAAATGGGTCAAAGCTTTAGAATGAAAATAGTctgattgataatgatgataattcgaATAAATATATGATGGAGATAgggaaaaaatcatcaatttcattacatttaCTATATTGACAATATTGTCGTCGCCGTTTATATGTATATAACTCTTttatttcgaatgaatgaatggaaaaagagaaaaaaagacaagtttttttttactaagATTCATTAGATGTGAAAGAATTGGCTGTCTTAGATGAAAATTCTGGATGATAACCGTCTTTGTGGTCATTATTAGATGGAAATTCTCATTCCttcatcatatatacatACGAAACATTCGAAACTACTTGGCATAGAAATTGATAGTTGCAAATTGTCGGCAATAGTGGGtaaaaatttggaaaatttatcaaacaccagaaaaaaaggcaaaaaCACACAACTACCAATAGACActgaattaattaataatggcaagaatggaatgaaaattgtctgTCACCATCAATCGAatcgcaaaaaaaatcatcactaTACCATTTTATAATGCTACAATGAAATTGGAGATTCATCCAAAACGATTCGATTAGAATAAATAATTCTTAATCGATCAGAATCGATttagaattgaaattgatcatcattttattatggtgatgttgatgattatatcatcgaaatcaaacaaatggaaaataaaaaaaagggagCATTTAattaacaaaataaaatatcgCAATAAATAATTCCATGATTGTGTTTTCATGAATTCCTTTGAATATAGTAAGACTacgaagagaaaaaaaacatcgaatCAATTTACTAAAACGACTAAgtttatataatatatcATACGACGAGAATGAATGGGAAATGTTTGCTTCTTGCTTGACAGAAGAATAATTTTGGTCTCTGGTATTTTTCTGGTTAACCGTTTTGGcaatatgatgaatttccAGATCAGATTATGAATATAATGTGTATGCGCGTATGTCGTTTCAGGTTGAAGTAAATTctataaaatgaataatacaataaaaattctttggatGCCATAGacatacacgcacacacttacctaaacaaaacattttgaGGTCGGattattctattttcattgtaattTGTTTCGAACACAAATAATCACAGCAGTgaatgttttgattatttttaaatttcagtTTTCCCAGAAATTACTGCAGTTCAATCTGTTCAGATAGCCAGGCATTATTTTTGATatcaaaattcatgaaaAGAGACCACAGATGTAAAACTATTGGccataattaattataatgtGAATGAGTATGAGAAAAGTTTTTGGAATCGAATCCATTTTGATTACTaaacaaataatcaaacagAAAGTTTGGACTATGAATCGATTTGGcatcgaaaaaaagtgatgatattcaattcattgttATTCGATGATGTTCATATCAAATCGTACTTAAAGTGatgaattaatttgattatatcatcatacatTCTCAAACTATTCGATTCTAGTGGATATATGATAAATAAACATGTAACTATGAATGGCCAACTTTAATACTATAAATGACGAAAATTGTctaaacataaacaaaagTTCAGAACAATTCTATTTCACTAAATACTTGAGTCATTCATGGattgttatttgttttgatcaatttaattcaataatatcaTGACCGGTTCTCGGTTCaagatattttttcatttcgatgaatttgctgaaaaattttaacaaaATACAAAGATTTGCCTGACATCTATTGGCCAAATGAATCACTAAAATTCAGGTCACATTGTTTATGAAatgtaaattcattttcacacaTGTTATTAAAATTTCACGATTCTtgttttggaaattttctttagaattattttttacttgttttttatcattttattttttcaatgttcattATCTGACCTGTGAAATGCAAGTGGCCGAAGTGAATGATATTAAAACCTATAATCTTAGCCAGGGGAAAACAATTCCTGAATGGCTTTCTGATCGAAAGAGACGTCTGCTGCTCAAGAAGAATGTCGATCTTCGACGGCGAATTCAATTGATACAAGATTTCGATATGCCCATCGTTAGCAATACAGTGAATATCTCACCGGATGGACAATATATTATAGCATCGGGCGTTTACAAGCCAAGGATACGCTGTTTCGACGTTGAACAATTGGCAATGAAATTCGAAAGATGTTTGGATTCTGAAGTGATCAAATGCATTGTTCTGTCTGAAGATtatggaaaattattattattagaagcTGATCGATGGATTGAAGTTCATTCACAAGCGGGATTCTATTTTAGAACACGCCTACCGAAATTTGGTCGTGATCTTGCTTACAATTATGCTACCTGTGATGCTTTATTTGTTGGCAATAGTTCGGAGATATATCGACTTAATCTGAGTGTGGGCACATTTTTAAAACCATTCGAAACGAATTGTTTGGCATTGAATGCGATATCAATAAATCCCGAACATAATCTAATTGTTGTTGGCTCGCAAGAAGGTTTTGTCGAAGCTTGGGACCCACGAGTTCGAGAAAGAGTCGGCACATTAGATTGTGCTTTGGAAAGTCTACGAAATGATCCGAATAAAGTAAGCAAAATCCCATCAATTACTTCGATCAAATATCGCGATGGTCTAACGATGGGCGTTGGAACGTCTAATGGTCAGATATTACTATACGATATTCGTGCTAATAAACCATTCTTAAATAAAGATCACATGTATGGCCTACCGATCAAGACCATTGAATTTCTCGATGGTCCTTTGAATCTAGTTGCAACACTTGATTCtaaaataatcaaactaTGGAATCGAAATGATGGTACACCATTCACAGCTATTCAAGCTGACAATGACCTCAACATGTTAGCAGCCTATCCGGATTCGGGCATGATGTTCGTAGCGAATGAATCACCAAAAATTTTAACCTATTACATACCGGCTGTTGGACCTGCACCAAAATGGTGTTCATTTTTGGACCGTATAACCGAAGAATTAGAAGAATCAACCGAGAATgtcatttatgatgattataaattcGTTACAGAAAATGAATTAGAAGAACTTGGCCTTAGCGATTTGATCGGTACAAATCTATTGCGGGCTTATATGCATGGATTTTTTATCGATATGCGGTTATATCGTAAAGCTTTGGAAATATCCAAGCCATTTGTTTATGAAGAATAtcgcaaacaaaaaattaaagaaaaaatcgacTCAGAACGCATTGATCGTGTACAGATAACCGATGAATTGCCGAAAGTGAATCGTTCATTAGcggaaaaattaattatagCTGAAAAGGAAcatgaagagaaaaagaaacaaaataagaCTGTTAAATACAAACCTAATCCGTTGAAAGATAATCGATTCTCGGCCTTATTTGAAGATCCAAATTTcgaaattgatgaaacaagTGATGAATTTCGTCTTTTGAATCCAGTATTATCACGATTAACCAAAAacgattcaaaaaaatcaactagtgtcgataatgatgatgaacaaaccaaaccaatCTATGCCGATATATTtgaagaagatgatgttCTCAATGATAGTATTTCATCGGATTCGGATGAAGATTTAATGTTTggcagaaaaaatgatgaagaagaagataaCGAAGATGAACTAAAAAATGaacacaaaaatttttcaaatactgatgatgatgatgatgataattatgtaGATGATAACAGACACGATTTGGAGAAAAATAAACTACAAAAACGAacagtgaaaacaaaattatatcATCTAAAATCTGGTAAGACGTATGATGATCTCTATAGCCACACTaagaatgataaaaatccaaaccaccataatgatggtaatgatcaACAAGTTGAACGTCAAACATTTGAACAACGATTGAAATTGGTGGaaaaagagaataaaaataaccgATTGTTACAaggtagtagtggtggtggcggtatCAATGGGAATCGTATCATGACTTTTGTAccgaaacaacaacgaaaaacaaaaacagatgAAGAACAAAATGTTAACAACAATCGCCAAATTGAACATAGAaaacagcgaaaaaaattggtgagAAAAACTACGggattaaaattcaataagaATGTTTTTggataagaaaaataaaaaaataaaaatttctaatACGCCGATCCATATCCAAATAACAAATAAGTTTTTgaaccattgatgattgtgtttgtattaaaatggaaaaattgtaattttatctcacaaataaaatgtttttttcgttgaaatttttttttcttgcaatTGTTCCAATATTGTTTTGCcggttgataatgatggtagtttctgggaaaaaaaattgattgttttttttttatttaacgTCGTGAtgtgatgaaatgattttttccctCTATATATTCGATCCAATATATTTCAAGTAAtagattaaattttttcgttttttttctctctcattcaATTGCAATCACGCGTGATGAAATATTCGATtattacattacattattatcTATGGCGAACATAGATTCTAATCACCTTctacaagtttttttttatttatttgtttagcTAGTTGAAACAACaagattgaaaattgaatctaTGAAGATTTCTAGATCGATCgatacaagaaaaatttagtTCCGgtatacagaaaaaaaattaacaacaacaacaagtattTGCACTgaattaaatgataattacaATCATATTTGTTGtatgaaattaattaactttgttgttggctgataattattatgattagaattaattatgatgaaacaCTATGGCAGTGATgttgaacaaacaatgaatgatgacagCAGTCATTtcgaatatgatgaaaagaaaaaattgattgtctATTTTGATTTAGGTAAAAAAtattggtcatcattattgttgatttgattcaattgatgataatattgttgattttctatGTTTATATGGTTATCACCACCATAAAGAGTTTATTTTAACCTGCAGTTTAGTTGTGTTTCtttgtcaataataatgaattcgaatgaattccATTTATACCGTTTTATATTCGAATGTTTGTTCGTTTATCGGTTCGATACGGTTATCTCACTGGATGGATTCATTCGTCCtgtttttcatgatgattaacttgatttagatttaatttttttctttttttttatataaatcaaactcggtcatgataatgatggactGAGCtgagatgaaattttttcgatgtcATGTATTTTATTTGAGCGAAAGTTATTTTTAAGTCTAACctatggccatcatcattgttgaacaactaaacaacaatgatgatctttgtgccattcttgttgttgttgttgatttgattttaattacacatacacacaaacacacacaacacagtTGAAGTCTAAGTCGAATCTGATCTTTTTctacattgttgttgaataattttctgtCAAAAGTCAGCAAgatataagaaaaaaaaagagaaaattggATTCagttcaaattttatttgaaaggctttttcattcgattttcatttctattgtccatcatcatcatcatcatcatcatcatcatcatcatcatcatcatcatcatggaatcCGAAAAAATAGCATAGATACAAAActgatgaataatgaatgagTGAAAGTCGCTATATGAAGAAATATACTTAAATTTAGATCATTGAAAACATCACAGAATATACTATGGTAGAGTATGATTgttcttttggtttttttcatctatcgAATTAGATTTTTCATGAATCAACAAGTGTCCTTTTGTTTTGGCAATCATAAtattgtcattttatttatgttcatcattttaaccTGAAAACTTAATCAATTGGTTCATCATTACCGAATAAAGTAATGACATAATTTTGTTCGTAATTATCACTTTGTTTatcgaataaaataattgaaaataagaGTATCGTATTTACTTGCTAAAAAGTGGTGGaattttcgaatcaaattgattcaagATTTGACAGAAGAACGCATACAAAAGTATcagaaaaattgtttgcaTCGTATGAATTTGTTGACATAAAAAAAGCGCGCGCGTCTTTTTTGACCTAGGCGACCATTTCAACTTAACAGGCTTCAAAgcatgtttttcttttcgcgtcaaaaaaatgaatagcTTGATGAAGCTTCGCGAAAAATCCTGGTAATTTTTGAGCCAATTTTCTGAAAATTCCTATAAATCCAttcataaaaattaaaatattttgattgtcgcaaaaatgtttgttttcattgcatTTGCCTTgtgtatatttattattgttacaattgtatcatattattatcaacattattattcacaaaaaaatcgttGCCGAACAAGATGCTTCAAGACGACCATCGTCcgtcaatcaaatcaaaacagtatgaattcatcaccatttaatggtaatgacaataaaattataaaatgccctttttaaaaattattaaatattcTTTCAGATTCACTAGTTTCTTCACCTTGCAATGCTAGTTTTTCAGGAATTGGCATTTCAGCACaagttgatgataatctcaTTCGTAATCGTTTTCGATTCAGAAATTCACAATTGAATTATATTTCTCCGAATTCAATTTATGGATATGTGCCACACAAAAGTGGTAACAgtatcaaaaatgaaaaacctAAAGCCACCAGACAGTTTACGGTGAAACTATCACCATTCCCAACTGGAGCTATATCACCAAACACTTTTACTAACCGATTGCCTATTGTAAAATCTGAACACAATGACGATTCGATGAAATCTGGTCATAATGCGGgagaatcaatgaatgagcATTTAGATATTGTTTCgaatacaa of the Dermatophagoides farinae isolate YC_2012a chromosome 1, ASM2471394v1, whole genome shotgun sequence genome contains:
- the l(2)34Fd gene encoding nucleolar protein 10 lethal (2) 34Fd, which codes for MQVAEVNDIKTYNLSQGKTIPEWLSDRKRRLLLKKNVDLRRRIQLIQDFDMPIVSNTVNISPDGQYIIASGVYKPRIRCFDVEQLAMKFERCLDSEVIKCIVLSEDYGKLLLLEADRWIEVHSQAGFYFRTRLPKFGRDLAYNYATCDALFVGNSSEIYRLNLSVGTFLKPFETNCLALNAISINPEHNLIVVGSQEGFVEAWDPRVRERVGTLDCALESLRNDPNKVSKIPSITSIKYRDGLTMGVGTSNGQILLYDIRANKPFLNKDHMYGLPIKTIEFLDGPLNLVATLDSKIIKLWNRNDGTPFTAIQADNDLNMLAAYPDSGMMFVANESPKILTYYIPAVGPAPKWCSFLDRITEELEESTENVIYDDYKFVTENELEELGLSDLIGTNLLRAYMHGFFIDMRLYRKALEISKPFVYEEYRKQKIKEKIDSERIDRVQITDELPKVNRSLAEKLIIAEKEHEEKKKQNKTVKYKPNPLKDNRFSALFEDPNFEIDETSDEFRLLNPVLSRLTKNDSKKSTSVDNDDEQTKPIYADIFEEDDVLNDSISSDSDEDLMFGRKNDEEEDNEDELKNEHKNFSNTDDDDDDNYVDDNRHDLEKNKLQKRTVKTKLYHLKSGKTYDDLYSHTKNDKNPNHHNDGNDQQVERQTFEQRLKLVEKENKNNRLLQGSSGGGGINGNRIMTFVPKQQRKTKTDEEQNVNNNRQIEHRKQRKKLVRKTTGLKFNKNVFG